The Apostichopus japonicus isolate 1M-3 chromosome 3, ASM3797524v1, whole genome shotgun sequence region GATCTTTCTACTTTATAATCAGAAGATAGCCAATGAATTATGTTTGTTTCTAGAAAGTTTTCTCTGCAAAACAATTCATTCTTTATTATCAACAATACACCATATTGCAACTggaaatttttttcaaaatactgTTAACTTCAttacttcttattattattatctattaACCAAGCTTGAACGGAAAAGacttataaaaaaaagtgcAATGTTACTGGGGTTTAGTaacaaaaagaaggaaaatgtaccaaaaataaaacaaaagcaccatttgctttattttaaagggagtgaagacttgcgcaaaaaagaacgtctcatgccggtaatctgacctagtttcgaatgaggtgtaacagaagtgttagacaccaccatcaatcccaggaaatacacacacagcttgctaccgtctgtaattagacactagtgttcagtcaatacatacagctactgtcaatacccacaacacagtgtacatagcagcgtggacatctcaggtctagataaaagataacaaggtatcacgttttattactcTCTGCATGTTGTAgccacaagaagaaaacttcacttgcaagcaacggaaagttaactttttgagAGCGCGGCatgtggtttggggcgagtcttcaatgcctttaagaataAGATGGGAGAATCTTGAAAGTGGTAAAAAGAGGATGCAACCTGGAAGTTCAGAGCTTTGGAATGTTAGAAATTGCAGATATACTTTTGTCAGCATCATCTGCaaggaaggaaagaaacatTACCTCCACGGCTTTGTCACAGATGTCAAGTTGAGGTGTTCCCGCCAGTAAATTCTTCTTATGCTCATCGACTACAGCTTTCAGTGCTGGCATAGCTTGCTTGTATTCATCATTTGACGCTCTGCGAGTAAAATCAAGACAATAATTAAGGTCTGTTAGATGCATCAGGGGCAGATCGAGGATTGTAAAAAAAGGAGGGGATGTGCCCTTGCATTTGTTGAAGCAGACTCCTATGTAACTCTAGGGTTCTGGGGTACCtccctccccgccccctccaAAAGGACAAAACAACTGAACTTTTAGAATTTAAAttaggttgtgctaataactacttaAAATAACCACCTCATGCTTTGATCCGCACCTGTGCATGTTGTATGAAGGACAGCTATGACAGTTTGTAAACAGTGTCAACCTGGGGagagggagtgggagggggaggggaaagtgggggaggggaagatgGAGGAGGGAGAATTTGTAATAGGTACAGACATCATTAATGGACATTGCCATTCATTAATAATTACAGCTGGTTTTATAACGCAACATAGCTATGTTGCAATTACTTGCCAAAATGTACAGACTTCAAagttttaatatcaaattttgGGGTTCTTTTATATCAAGCTTTCTTTTTGGTAaagaatttcaaatattaacataaaatttgGAGGgtgaagatatatatttaagtacCTAAAATGCCTGcacaacaaatatttttcatAACTTGGTGATAATCCTTGTGTTTTCAAGTATACATAGTGGAATAAAACTGAAGTTTGGTACAATCAAGATGCGATTCTTTTTGATTCAGTTGCTGATGGTTATCACTGGCAGGCAAACTCTCATGAAACAGTAACAATATGTCAGACATGGTATTTTCCGTAAACATATTTTACTCACCTTTGATGTCACCTTcttaaatttctaaaacaattatttatacTGTCAAGGCCTTGTCCAAATTAAtcttttaattttccttttggAAGAAGCACTAAGATATGGAGCACAATTGATGGACGTTTAATAACCAAAATTCTTACAAAACCACAAGTACGGGTCGACATCATATTTTAACACCCCTGTCTAttacaaagaaacatatatgatgatattttcatattaacCAATCAAAGTGCATGTAATTTGCATATGCATGAGGTGTCTTTAATATGACTTACGATATAGGATACTTTTCACCAGGGTCTCTCCCTAGATGGAAGAGCACTGGAGCATCCGTATGGTTTGTTTGGTCGTGAGTTGTAATCCCTGTCACGTTCTCTCCCGGGCAGAAATCAACATGTGCCTGAAATATGGGAAGAACAAAGGTGATATTGAAAACAGTTCTTAACTTGACAAACTAGGTATAAACCATATTAAAGTGAATATACTGAGAGAATCTTTCTGGAACCTGATTAATATCTCAACCAGGGGTACGAGCACCATCATtgtactggggggggggagccaaGGTGTTAGACTAGGGGGGCCTCCCTCACTTTGAAAAGATTGGGAAAATGGAGAGAGCTTACATGcaaaaatggtgctatattttgcaaagttTCAAACAATGTCAAAGAATTTCAACGGTAGAGGTTGTACCGTACATACATGTTATACTGTTGACTAGGaatgttggtaatattttgCCTGCcagttgggaggggggggggggttgggcaggGCGAGGGTGCTGAAAAATTGGTTGGTCTGTTTTATACAGTGCTGTAAATCTCTCACAAAGTACTGCAAAAGAATTGTGAGTGTTCACTTACTCCATGCTGCATTAAAACAATAGGTCTAACATTTCTGCCATTTTAACAATACCATTTTTGACAACATATATTGTTATTTCTACCAATGTAACCGCTCCTCCTGATAAATTATCGTtaacgaaaaaaagaaaataaactctTTCCCATAAATGGGAAAGGTCTCCTCACCTGATGAAATTCTTGAATGGAATTTGTCCATGTCCAGTAATGGGCCTTGTAGAGTCCCTGGCGTACGGCCATCATCTCATTACCACGGTAATAAAACATGGTTTTATTTAAATCCATTTCCTGTTTGACAAGAGATGGTAGTAGACTTTTGCCATCTATGATTCTATCTTGTGGTATTTTAAGACCGGCGAGTTCTACCGAAGTAGTAAATATATCCATGATGGATCCTATCTGATGAGATATCTGgcggaaaaaaacaaaacaattgataGCATCAGTCCATTACAGACCAGACCAGTAAAGACCAAGGGAAAAATTTACTTTTGAAtcataaagaaacaaaacaatttgtacgcatcctggtgaaattttcatGCAATTCCTACATTTTTCCAACAagttttttcaaataatttttaataGTTGAAAAACTGTCACTTTTTGTAccataagtgaacttgaagcaaacaggttgTTGTCATGGGTGCACACCTACCTGCGCTATGACTTACATCACTGGAAACTATCATTCATAATTTGTCAATTGAAATTCCTTCAGTCTTTCTTTTAACATACTTCAGTTTGTTTCACTGGCACTTCCTCATATAGAGACAGTTTATACAGTTGCCCAAAAAAAGTTAAAGCATACCATGCCTGGTTGAATGTGGGCGGGCCACCAAGCAATAGAGGGCTCCCTCATGCCACCTTCAAAAGTTGTTTCCTTTCCACACAAGAAAGGCCCATTGCTACCGCCTAGGTATGATTAAACACGAAAGGGATACGTAAATAATCCCATATCGGTCacaagaaacagaaaaacatTGTCAAAGTTGAGCATTCTATCTAGATGTACTACATGGTTATAAGAAAATGGTCCTAATAAAAATTGGATTAGGGTGTGCTTGTCACGGAAAAATTGATAGCTACCACCTTGTACGTCACTCAGTAGCATTACATAAAAGCAGTAGCATTAAATAAAACATCTTTGCTGAAACCTGATAGATTAACATCAAATAGGAATTCCTCCGTTTGAGAGTCCTAAGCAACATCAGACCAGGAACATTTATATTATCACTTGTCATCAAGAAAAGCTCATCTACCCACAAATCATTGCAGCTGCTATAAATGAAACTGTTTGTTCTGTAAAAGTGTGATAAATAATAGGAGATTGCTGAAACACAGGCTCGGTCAAGCTTAGTTTGATCTTGATAGGCTACAAAAGAATGGTCTCTATGATTGCACAGTATCGACAAACgcactgtacatatacacaaTCAATAAAGTGAAGCCTGCTATCGAAATACCTTCAACACCTTTTCTCGTGGAACTTATCTAGTGACCAAAAACTGCCAAAAGTCGGATTAAATTACTcgtttaaataaagaaaactcaAATTTCTCACCTTTCTCCTTCGCATAAGTAGCAGCTCCGTTATCGGACATGAAAAAGACAAAGGTGTTACTGTCAATCTTAAGGTCTTTCAGAAGCGCTAGAATCTTGCCGACACTATCGTCAAGTTCCATGACAGCATCCCCGTAAAGGCCGCGCTGACTTTTACCTAGGAAATCTTTGGACGCGTACGGGGGGTCGTGAGTAGCATCTGGTGTCCAATACAGGAAAAATGGCCTCTGTGAAGATGCTTGGTTTAGGATAAAGTTTAAACCTTCCTATATCgggcaaaatgaaaaaaaaaaaactgagtaCATAAGCAAGCAATCTTGGTTTATCTTAAAGCTGCAAGATTCATTTGTCATAATTTATGAAATCATAGATTTCAGTTGAACACGGAGGTATACGTCACTGAGActttgtcttaaaggagcattcctgaCAGTTTCTGTTTGATCATGTCAATGTTGAGCACCTGGAAAAGTGATTTTTACATCATGAAACCCCGCtatcagtttatatttattaatttatttctcattttgcTTTTGTCTTGCTTTCTCTGCTTCATGTCAAAGTCACCTGTATTTTGGTCTCCGTACCctacaacaaatatatacttGGTGCTTCTAAAGAATCCTAAACTCCTCTTAATTGAACAAATCAGttcaaattttgataaataaattgCTAATTGATAGGTACTGATAATCACTGATCTCCTCACTGTCCTTATCATATAATCAGCCTGCAACTAATATCCAGTAATTTGATCTAAAAAGTCTGTATGATTAAGCTATGCTCTGACCTCCTTGTGTAGTAGGTTAAAGGTTAGGAGTTCCAATAACACAAATGCACCCGCTAGTGACAATCAATGATATATCAGAGGTAATCCCTCCCCTCAACTAACAATACTGAGTACAGAGAGCATATCTATTTACggtaagcctaggcctacttacatactgtacataatgcTTTTGACAAACTTACAAAAGTGGGTACAAAACGAGACTGTCCAGAGTGTTCTTAAATGGATTCCTTTAAACTTAACGTGAATAGACAACAGTATTTGACTAAAATTATTTCAAAGTCTAATTGAACAAAGTCATGATCAGGCAAGTCTTTACAAACTTGAAACTTGGAAACACTTTACCTGTAAGAACATTTGAGTCATGTTAGATTCTCCCGTTTTTAGATTGATTTCAAATTCCTCGTAGTATCTCCCGATCATTTCGCTATCCTGAAAGACTGGAATATTTGGAGTGCCCTTGTCATCGTATGGTCCGAAATGGCAGTTAGTAGATCCAAAGAACTCATCAAAGCCATGTTTAAGAGGCAGAAATTGATCTTGGTGACCGAGATGCCTGAAGATGCAATAATGCAAGGAACATACTGTCTGCTGATTCTTTGACAATGAATCTAATCGTCTGTGTGTACAACAAGACACATATGAGTGGACCCAGAAAGCCAACAGGCTATGTTATTCCTTGCCAAGGTTGATCTCAGACTATTTAATGTAAAACAGGACACAAGATTCACAAGCTTTAACCTCCAcagacaacaaaaaaaagtgtgaaacTACATAAGCAGTATGACTTTTCATCCAAACTTTGCTTTTCGAGTAATCTGATTtaattgtttataaaaaaaGTCAGACCTTGaactctggtgacctcaaatgatgtTGTGAAGTAGTAGGATTTACTGTATTTGCAATTTATATTATGTTTACTAGATTTTCACactttgacctcaattgacctttgaccatagGAAAAACATCACAATAGGGTTTCTTGTTCTCACTAAGTTTGATCCACACATCCAGCATAAAGTTTATCCAAAGCTTAGTTTTTGGAATGattatatttacaaggttttgggACTTTGACCTTATTTCTAGGATACATCACTGAGAAGATTATAATAAAGAAGAGTGTTAAGCCCTTCACAGACACACACTTCTTGGAGTAAGGGTGTGTTTAGCCAGTCAACAAACAAAGGTTACATTCAGCCAATCATATTATCTCAAGTTATGGACAAGTTAATGAGATAGGGTTTGAAACAGGTATTACAATGCATAATGTAGTATGTTGTAATATCCCAATGGTATCACTTTAAGCATGTGCTTCCATGCCTCTGTCTTAAGAGTAACTACTTACCTCCTGTTCCCGAGTTAATTCCCCCCTCGTCCACATCATAGTCGTAGAAGCCCCCTttgtcttaattccatgaaatatttatgcttaaccacagatgacaacctgttgcatctcatgtgtatAAAAATGTGGTTAGTCATAGCCCTCTCCTATGTGCCTTAgtaattataaataaaagaGTCTGTGACCAAGTGTCTATGTCAATGAGAGGCTATTGCCCCTTCACAGGAAGTTGTAATGACTTAAATACTGCAGTTTTGGAATGAAATAAAGACATGCATGCCAGACTTTAGAGAGTGCAGTTCAGATACACTATTCTGGATCTGCACTCCAGCAACGATATTATCTCAGAATAAATAAAGTTTTTGTTCTACAATTATATCTATACATGTCTGGAGTTTCTCTTTATCTACTGTTCTACCTATTTTATGATCAAGCCCTGAAAATAACTGAGCCGGAGCACCCCAACGTAATAAATGTTAGGGATTATTTTCTCCTTCTAAACAAGAGTACTACTGGATTAATCCTCAAATCAGTCACACAGCATCAACTAGATCATGGCTAAATCATACCAAACAAGTATTAGACGCAAATTATGCTTCAAACTGACACTAAGTACACAATACAACATATATAGATAACAGATAACAAAAATTCAACAAGCTTCTAGACTTGAATTCCCACCTCTTCTTTCTTTCGATGGTGTTAACTCATTTTGAAATGGCTAACAAGAGGATCAAAGTTTGGAGAATCTTACCACTTGCCGATGATTTTACTCCTATATCCTGCTTTATTTAGTATTTCTGGCAGAAGAATTTCACAATCTGGGATTCCTCCGACAATATTCTGAGGTGTGTAAGCATTCCTGGCATGGGCATTATCCGAGTAAAATCCATTTCGGATTGGTAGACGACCGGTCAGGAATGATGCTCTAGCTGTAACAAAAGTTAATTGTTACTCCAGTTTTATATAGAAAATATCTTCGCTATAATATGTGTCTCTTTTGGATTTTAGAAAGAGCAGAAATGAGCTTTTCGACAGAAATCAACAGAATTATAGATTCATTTTCCCCTTTCTTCTTCGTTTccctcacaaaaaaaaaggataactTGATTTAGATCAAAGGTGAATTAAATAAAGTCAATGAAAGATAAATGAGCCTGTGtacataaaataaattatgaGTAATTAAACTGGTGACAATGTAGTGTAGAATTAGCTCtttgaaatttgatttaatgttaatttgacgattaaaaaaaaacagcttacAATATCTCAGATGACTTAGACGGTTACAGTAAGTAGAAATTTCCAATTTTATCTTGAAATTTTCACTTTGAACCACAAAATTCTGATGTTATGTCGAAAATGTTTAACTTAAGAGATTTTGGTTTTCTAATTACTTGTTACTTACAAGGAGAACAGAGTGGATTTCCAGCATAGAAGTCTGGAAGCAAAGTACCTTCAGCAGCCATTCTGTCTAAATTTGGGGTCTCTTTGGCAGGATGCCCATAGACACCCAGATCTCCCCATCCCATCTATAACATAAAGCAAGGAGAAGAACTTTGATAAGTACCACCTAATTGTCATAGAGATAAGATGATAACAGGCAGGGATGCAGTATGTGAGTGTGGAAATGAACATAAATCCATTTTAATAGGTTTGGTATATCCTTGTAATGGACTTGTCCCACAGTGTCCTGAACTCAATTCCAGGTGAATCCATACAGTAAGAGTTGACCGAGTGTTATTCATATGCTGTGTGCAAACACTGGGTAGGACATGTTAATATATTACGACTGACCTAGTACCTAAGTCAACATCATATTAGGAAAGGAAAACCGCGGGCCCTTCTTTCATCCCTCCATTCGTCATGACTTGTTTagtaaagttaactttttgttaCATCACATCTCATTCAGAACTCAGTAGCACAAGGTAAGTAATATGAGGGGAGCTATTCACCAGATATTTGGCTCAATAAGGAGAGCGCTCTTGTTAATTTACACGATTATCAGTTCAGAAAGCAATGCTCTGGAGCTTACAGATCTTATTCTGTGGGTTCTATAAGCACTCTGCACTGGTGCTTATTTACCCAATCTTCGGTTGTCTAAGAATGCACTGGTGCTCATTTACCCAATCATTGGATCAATTACAATGACTCTCTTACTTCTTTACCGGATCGTCTATTGAATGAGCAATGAATTGGTTTTACTTTCCAGATCATCAGATCAGATCAGGGGTGCTTAATTAACCGATTCCAGGTGAAATGTGCCTGAATATAATGCTTATCTAGCTGACCATCGGGAGATAACAGACATAGTATCAGGCCCAGATCAAGGGGGTATCGTGtacacacccctcccctttttcAACCATGAACCCCCTTTCTCATCACCCTAACTGacaaaacaaagtagttatgaGCAGAGCCCAACAATGACATGTAAACCTAagtataaaacaaatttgtaGCCTAAGTattcctcagaatgcaccatttcacatcattttttttactttcctgGGATGACCCCATAACCCCTGCACTGTAGTCCGCTTAAATGCCCTCGCCATACTCCCAGACGCAAGAGTAAGATGAAAGGCCTATCACAGGTATAAAGTGGGCTAGGCCTACAGCACTACTGTAATACTACTACTTAGTGTTCAActgattatgcataacagaaaataccgattaccgattatttttttcataatcgtaccgattccgattccgattatttgaaaatgagaaaatatcccgtctATACGAAATcagcaataaagtttgacagaaacaattattgttgtgattttcccgtttccttttgcttcgttgttatacaatgctctaagatatcattttgtatgaaccaaattacctctggagtttctcggaaagaaaaaaaaaagttttttttttttttaaatttccaaaatacggaaataagacatcctacctagtctgCACTGTGCTAAgggaatggcctaaccacctcgacgggaatgtcacctgttaatggcttgaaatgggttaagaatagttactcagaatatccatctcaaaaagtacctcagacaaaccatccatcttcaatctttaccaaagtgtaaagtttaatgacatattgccttcattccgacattattttgtacttattttcagtagtATACCGTTTAAggacaaatagaaatgttacgaatttgaatttaaacatacctattcgttacctatttaactccattcaggttcaattagaaaatgtaagcttaggccaatcaaactgaaaagcaaattttatCATCGtatcttgtttaaaattactctaaaatgtaataccagattgatgtaaagaaataataacaactagaaactactccaatataaaataaaacatttcctctttaagacatatcacttacagtaccttccaaacaaatgccgatttccagcaaattgaaagttgtaaactaagctacgcattttttttttttttttggcaaaccgatggttaggctacatttcccatttacttagtgtggttgttaggctaacatgtggtcgaagattgcagtttccttggatatttttagtttttatttgcgaTACAACTGGaggaataaacagatggcaaggttagatttccatgcagttgacttagtgtgaagtaaggctaccatg contains the following coding sequences:
- the LOC139965279 gene encoding N-acetylgalactosamine-6-sulfatase-like isoform X2, giving the protein MGWGDLGVYGHPAKETPNLDRMAAEGTLLPDFYAGNPLCSPSRASFLTGRLPIRNGFYSDNAHARNAYTPQNIVGGIPDCEILLPEILNKAGYRSKIIGKWHLGHQDQFLPLKHGFDEFFGSTNCHFGPYDDKGTPNIPVFQDSEMIGRYYEEFEINLKTGESNMTQMFLQEGLNFILNQASSQRPFFLYWTPDATHDPPYASKDFLGKSQRGLYGDAVMELDDSVGKILALLKDLKIDSNTFVFFMSDNGAATYAKEKGGSNGPFLCGKETTFEGGMREPSIAWWPAHIQPGMISHQIGSIMDIFTTSVELAGLKIPQDRIIDGKSLLPSLVKQEMDLNKTMFYYRGNEMMAVRQGLYKAHYWTWTNSIQEFHQAHVDFCPGENVTGITTHDQTNHTDAPVLFHLGRDPGEKYPISASNDEYKQAMPALKAVVDEHKKNLLAGTPQLDICDKAVEHWAPPGCEKLNKCLPIPKSNPVKCSWPH
- the LOC139965279 gene encoding N-acetylgalactosamine-6-sulfatase-like isoform X1 — encoded protein: MFNLLIIIAAFYQTNHFASNMGPASCSFVLSFKRVLCIISIHMLWKEVNCARTPNIIFMLMDDMGWGDLGVYGHPAKETPNLDRMAAEGTLLPDFYAGNPLCSPSRASFLTGRLPIRNGFYSDNAHARNAYTPQNIVGGIPDCEILLPEILNKAGYRSKIIGKWHLGHQDQFLPLKHGFDEFFGSTNCHFGPYDDKGTPNIPVFQDSEMIGRYYEEFEINLKTGESNMTQMFLQEGLNFILNQASSQRPFFLYWTPDATHDPPYASKDFLGKSQRGLYGDAVMELDDSVGKILALLKDLKIDSNTFVFFMSDNGAATYAKEKGGSNGPFLCGKETTFEGGMREPSIAWWPAHIQPGMISHQIGSIMDIFTTSVELAGLKIPQDRIIDGKSLLPSLVKQEMDLNKTMFYYRGNEMMAVRQGLYKAHYWTWTNSIQEFHQAHVDFCPGENVTGITTHDQTNHTDAPVLFHLGRDPGEKYPISASNDEYKQAMPALKAVVDEHKKNLLAGTPQLDICDKAVEHWAPPGCEKLNKCLPIPKSNPVKCSWPH